A region from the Arachis ipaensis cultivar K30076 chromosome B01, Araip1.1, whole genome shotgun sequence genome encodes:
- the LOC107619057 gene encoding uncharacterized protein LOC107619057, which produces MTTFVNPRSQSRKGRKTTEFWEVKIIDSDGTIKPARISVREAMERPNGRKVVLRFNSTKQAIGDEAGLLSGVLGLLGSDYEKFPICKESWHKITTKDKVYNECVKQIFYFDEDSEGTIKKNILKSIGKSWKEARLRLYRDFYEPTFTMEQNIEQHPPGIDRDHWRWFLEYRAKVEKKEKRD; this is translated from the exons ATGACCACCTTTGTTAATCCTAGATCTCAGAGTCGCAAAGGACGCAAGACTACAGAGTTTTGGGAAGTTAAGATCATCG ATTCCGATGGCACAATCAAGCCGGCAAGAATAAGCGTGAGGGAGGCTATGGAACGGCCTAATGGGAGAAAGGTCGTGCTCAGGTTCAACAGCACAAAGCAAGCAATTGGAGACGAAGCTGGACTGTTGAGTGGCGTGCTTGGTTTGTTAGGATCTGACTATGAAAAATTTCCTATCTGTAAGGAAAGTTGGCATAAGATTACCACTAAAGACAAGGTTTATAACGAATGTGTCAAG CAAATTTTCTACTTTGATGAAGATAGTGAAGGAactatcaagaaaaatattttaaaaagtataGGGAAGTCTTGGAAGGAAGCAAGGCTGAGGTTGTATCGTGATTTTTATGAGCCAACATTCACGATGGAACAAAATATTGAGCAGCATCCGCCGGGAATTGATCGAGATCATTGGAGATGGTTCCTTGAGTATCGCGCCAAAGTTGAGAAGAAA GAAAAACGCGATTAA
- the LOC107619049 gene encoding transcription factor PRE3: MSSRRSRQTSGSSNISDDQIKDLVSKLQQLLPEIRHTRTDKVSSAKVLQETCNYIRSLHREVDDLSERLSELLATTDTAQAALIRNLLLQ; the protein is encoded by the exons aTGTCTAGCAGAAGGTCAAGGCAGACAAGTGGTTCAAGCAATATCAGTGACGATCAGATAAAGGATCTTGTCTCCAAGTTACAGCAGCTTCTTCCTGAGATTCGCCATACACGCACTGACAAG GTGTCATCTGCGAAGGTGTTGCAAGAAACATGCAACTATATAAGAAGCTTACACAGAGAAGTTGATGATCTTAGCGAGCGTTTGTCGGAGTTGTTGGCAACAACTGACACCGCCCAAGCGGCATTGATTAGAAATTTACTTCTGCAGTAG